A section of the Malus sylvestris chromosome 17, drMalSylv7.2, whole genome shotgun sequence genome encodes:
- the LOC126612088 gene encoding polyadenylate-binding protein 6-like isoform X1, with protein MAAELSDPETPMPLPPPPPLLPTLPVRPPAPVDPEIFSLYVGDLDPQVTEEDLLTTFRFMGPIASVRLCRDSHSGESLRYGYVNFYSHSHASKAMACLNHTELKGKTMRIMWSQRDSVPRKTGLGNVFVKNLDPEITSTHLQDMFGEFGTILSCKVAEQNGKSKGFGFVQFDKEESAVAAVNALNDTIIKGKKLYVSKFVKKSDRIPAQNESKFTNLFVKNLDEHVTEDLLREMFSRYGSVYSLAIMKDEKGKSKGFGFANFESPEVAKKAVECMNGALLGSKHLFVGRAQKKAEREKFLKCKEEMLNSEIEKLKSMNLYVKNLAESVDDSKLGEHCSAFGKILSAKVMRDGNGMSRGFGFVCFSTLQEAAKALSNLNGAMLEGRKLYVAVAQSKEDRCKAMQDYYTLQLPQRSLQSPNWPALHPVQYSVSPRPPTAPLLCPPVMYQSFGTNVVADYPFVLSRESQLGSSNGNDNFQNKSRTYANSNVHTNSGNHGGYEATGYRKKVYRQSGATAGSSRSATTGGRVLLTEASSTGNSNLKTTPRDRRHSFAENLEPGRAVQITGTSGMLWELNSSEKAAAQVLKVANGTRTSADHHPLFAKSGRYLS; from the exons ATGGCGGCAGAGCTGTCAGACCCTGAAACACCAATGCCGctaccgccaccaccaccactactgCCGACGCTACCAGTACGGCCGCCGGCGCCGGTCGATCCTGAGATATTCTCTCTGTATGTGGGCGACCTGGACCCACAGGTCACCGAGGAAGACCTCCTCACTACTTTTCGTTTCATGGGTCCCATCGCCTCCGTCCGTCTCTGCCGTGACTCCCACTCCGGCGAGTCCCTCCGCTACGGCTATGTCAACTTCTACTCCCACTCCCACG CATCCAAGGCTATGGCTTGTCTGAATCACACTGAGCTGAAAGGGAAAACCATGAGAATAATGTGGTCTCAGAGGGATTCTGTTCCAAGGAAAACTGGTCTTGGCAATGTCTTTGTGAAGAAC CTTGACCCTGAAATCACCAGCACTCACTTGCAGGACATGTTCGGGGAATTCGGGACTATACTTTCTTGCAAGGTAGCCGAACAAAATGGGAAGAGCAAGGGTTTCGGGTTTGTCCAGTTTGACAAAGAGGAATCGGCTGTGGCTGCTGTCAATGCTCTCAATGATACAATCATTAAGGGGAAGAAGCT ATATGTGTCGAAATTTGTTAAGAAAAGTGACAGGATACCAGcccagaatgaatccaaatttACAAATCTGTTTGTGAAGAATCTTGATGAACATGTAACTGAGGATCTGCTTCGAGAGATGTTCTCTCGGTACGGAAGTGTTTATAGTCTTGCCATCATGAAGGATGAGAAAGGGAAGTCAAAAGGTTTTGGGTTTGCTAACTTTGAGTCGCCAGAAGTGGCTAAGAAGGCTGTTGAGTGCATGAATGGTGCACTGCTGG GATCAAAACATTTGTTTGTAGGAAGGGCTCAAAAGAAAGCTGAGAGGGAAAAGTTTCTAAAATGTAAAGAGGAAATGCTGAACAGTGAGATCGAGAAACTTAAGTCTATGAATCTCTATGTTAAGAATTTAGCTGAATCTGTTGATGATAGCAAATTAGGAGAACATTGCAGTGCCTTTGGGAAGATTCTGTCGGCCAAAGTGATGCGTGATGGTAACGGGATGAGCAGaggttttggttttgtttgcTTCTCAACTCTTCAAGAAGCTGCCAAAGCTCTCAGTAATCTTAATG GAGCTATGTTGGAAGGAAGAAAACTTTATGTGGCTGTAGCTCAAAGCAAAGAAGATCGCTGCAAGGCTATGCAAGATTACTATACTCTTCAGCTGCCACAAAGATCTTTGCAATCTCCAAACTGGCCTGCCCTGCACCCGGTCCAGTATAGCGTTTCCCCAAGGCCACCTACAGCTCCTCTGCTATGCCCGCCAGTCATGTATCAAAGTTTTGGTACTAATGTCGTTGCGGATTATCCTTTT GTTCTAAGCAGAGAATCACAGTTGGGTAGCAGCAATGGAAATGATAATTTCCAGAATAAG TCCAGGACATATGCTAACTCAAATGTTCATACCAACTCTGGGAACCATGGAGGTTATGAAGCTACAGGATACCGGAAGAAGGTTTACAGACAGAGTGGAGCCACTGCAGGAAGTTCAAGATCAGCAACTACAGGAGGCAGAGTTCTTCTTACAGAAGCATCATCCACTGGAAACTCCAACTTGAAGACAACTCCAAGGGATCGGCGCCACTCTTTTGCTGAGAATCTTGAG CCTGGGCGTGCAGTACAGATAACAGGAACGTCGGGAATGCTGTGGGAGTTGAACAGTTCTGAGAAAGCAGCAGCTCAAGTTTTGAAGGTGGCAAATGGTACCAGGACCAGCGCAGATCATCACCCTCTGTTTGCTAAGTCTGGCCGCTACTTGAGCTAA
- the LOC126612088 gene encoding polyadenylate-binding protein 6-like isoform X2, with product MAAELSDPETPMPLPPPPPLLPTLPVRPPAPVDPEIFSLYVGDLDPQVTEEDLLTTFRFMGPIASVRLCRDSHSGESLRYGYVNFYSHSHASKAMACLNHTELKGKTMRIMWSQRDSVPRKTGLGNVFVKNLDPEITSTHLQDMFGEFGTILSCKVAEQNGKSKGFGFVQFDKEESAVAAVNALNDTIIKGKKLDRIPAQNESKFTNLFVKNLDEHVTEDLLREMFSRYGSVYSLAIMKDEKGKSKGFGFANFESPEVAKKAVECMNGALLGSKHLFVGRAQKKAEREKFLKCKEEMLNSEIEKLKSMNLYVKNLAESVDDSKLGEHCSAFGKILSAKVMRDGNGMSRGFGFVCFSTLQEAAKALSNLNGAMLEGRKLYVAVAQSKEDRCKAMQDYYTLQLPQRSLQSPNWPALHPVQYSVSPRPPTAPLLCPPVMYQSFGTNVVADYPFVLSRESQLGSSNGNDNFQNKSRTYANSNVHTNSGNHGGYEATGYRKKVYRQSGATAGSSRSATTGGRVLLTEASSTGNSNLKTTPRDRRHSFAENLEPGRAVQITGTSGMLWELNSSEKAAAQVLKVANGTRTSADHHPLFAKSGRYLS from the exons ATGGCGGCAGAGCTGTCAGACCCTGAAACACCAATGCCGctaccgccaccaccaccactactgCCGACGCTACCAGTACGGCCGCCGGCGCCGGTCGATCCTGAGATATTCTCTCTGTATGTGGGCGACCTGGACCCACAGGTCACCGAGGAAGACCTCCTCACTACTTTTCGTTTCATGGGTCCCATCGCCTCCGTCCGTCTCTGCCGTGACTCCCACTCCGGCGAGTCCCTCCGCTACGGCTATGTCAACTTCTACTCCCACTCCCACG CATCCAAGGCTATGGCTTGTCTGAATCACACTGAGCTGAAAGGGAAAACCATGAGAATAATGTGGTCTCAGAGGGATTCTGTTCCAAGGAAAACTGGTCTTGGCAATGTCTTTGTGAAGAAC CTTGACCCTGAAATCACCAGCACTCACTTGCAGGACATGTTCGGGGAATTCGGGACTATACTTTCTTGCAAGGTAGCCGAACAAAATGGGAAGAGCAAGGGTTTCGGGTTTGTCCAGTTTGACAAAGAGGAATCGGCTGTGGCTGCTGTCAATGCTCTCAATGATACAATCATTAAGGGGAAGAAGCT TGACAGGATACCAGcccagaatgaatccaaatttACAAATCTGTTTGTGAAGAATCTTGATGAACATGTAACTGAGGATCTGCTTCGAGAGATGTTCTCTCGGTACGGAAGTGTTTATAGTCTTGCCATCATGAAGGATGAGAAAGGGAAGTCAAAAGGTTTTGGGTTTGCTAACTTTGAGTCGCCAGAAGTGGCTAAGAAGGCTGTTGAGTGCATGAATGGTGCACTGCTGG GATCAAAACATTTGTTTGTAGGAAGGGCTCAAAAGAAAGCTGAGAGGGAAAAGTTTCTAAAATGTAAAGAGGAAATGCTGAACAGTGAGATCGAGAAACTTAAGTCTATGAATCTCTATGTTAAGAATTTAGCTGAATCTGTTGATGATAGCAAATTAGGAGAACATTGCAGTGCCTTTGGGAAGATTCTGTCGGCCAAAGTGATGCGTGATGGTAACGGGATGAGCAGaggttttggttttgtttgcTTCTCAACTCTTCAAGAAGCTGCCAAAGCTCTCAGTAATCTTAATG GAGCTATGTTGGAAGGAAGAAAACTTTATGTGGCTGTAGCTCAAAGCAAAGAAGATCGCTGCAAGGCTATGCAAGATTACTATACTCTTCAGCTGCCACAAAGATCTTTGCAATCTCCAAACTGGCCTGCCCTGCACCCGGTCCAGTATAGCGTTTCCCCAAGGCCACCTACAGCTCCTCTGCTATGCCCGCCAGTCATGTATCAAAGTTTTGGTACTAATGTCGTTGCGGATTATCCTTTT GTTCTAAGCAGAGAATCACAGTTGGGTAGCAGCAATGGAAATGATAATTTCCAGAATAAG TCCAGGACATATGCTAACTCAAATGTTCATACCAACTCTGGGAACCATGGAGGTTATGAAGCTACAGGATACCGGAAGAAGGTTTACAGACAGAGTGGAGCCACTGCAGGAAGTTCAAGATCAGCAACTACAGGAGGCAGAGTTCTTCTTACAGAAGCATCATCCACTGGAAACTCCAACTTGAAGACAACTCCAAGGGATCGGCGCCACTCTTTTGCTGAGAATCTTGAG CCTGGGCGTGCAGTACAGATAACAGGAACGTCGGGAATGCTGTGGGAGTTGAACAGTTCTGAGAAAGCAGCAGCTCAAGTTTTGAAGGTGGCAAATGGTACCAGGACCAGCGCAGATCATCACCCTCTGTTTGCTAAGTCTGGCCGCTACTTGAGCTAA
- the LOC126612091 gene encoding GDSL esterase/lipase APG-like — MESRFLSAAFGLVLVFAFVIGGNYAQESTTLVPAIMTFGDSAVDVGNNDYLPTIFKADYPPYGRDFVNHQPTGRFCNGKLATDITADTLGFTTYPPAYLSPQASGKNLLIGANFASAASGYDDKAATLSHAIPLSQQLQYYKEYQTKLAKVAGSMKAASIIKDALYLLSAGNSDFLQNYYVNPFVNKVYTPDQYGSILVGVFQGFITDLYHLGARKIGVTSLPPLGCLPAAITLFGNHEQGCVARINSDAQGFNKKITSAADNLQKQLSGLKVVIFDIYKPLYDVIKAPANYGFAEARRGCCGTGIVETTSLLCNPNSVGTCSNATQYVFWDSVHPSQAANQVLADALIIQGISLIG, encoded by the exons ATGGAAAGCCGTTTCTTGAGCGCagcttttggtttggttttggtttttgcgTTTGTGATTGGAGGGAATTATGCACAAGAGTCAACTACACTTGTTCCGGCAATCATGACTTTTGGAGACTCAGCAGTTGATGTGGGCAACAATGACTACCTCCCTACCATTTTCAAGGCCGATTACCCTCCTTATGGAAGGGACTTTGTGAACCATCAGCCTACTGGGAGGTTTTGCAATGGCAAACTGGCCACTGACATCACTG CTGACACTCTAGGGTTCACTACTTATCCGCCGGCGTACCTTAGCCCACAAGCATCAGGGAAGAACCTTCTGATCGGAGCCAACTTCGCTTCAGCTGCATCCGGTTACGATGATAAGGCAGCGACCTTAAGT CATGCAATCCCATTGTCCCAGCAGCTGCAATATTACAAGGAGTACCAGACGAAGCTTGCCAAGGTAGCAGGCAGCATGAAAGCGGCATCGATCATCAAGGATGCTCTCTATTTACTGAGTGCCGGAAACAGTGACTTTCTTCAGAATTACTACGTCAACCCTTTTGTTAACAAAGTCTACACTCCCGATCAGTATGGTTCCATCCTTGTTGGTGTCTTCCAAGGCTTCATTACG GATTTGTATCACTTGGGAGCCAGGAAGATCGGTGTGACCTCACTCCCTCCATTGGGTTGCCTCCCGGCTGCAATCACCTTATTTGGAAATCATGAGCAGGGATGCGTCGCTAGAATCAACTCCGACGCCCAAGGGTTTAACAAGAAGATAACCTCTGCCGCAGACAATCTCCAAAAGCAACTTTCAGGCCTTAAAGTCGTCATCTTCGACATTTACAAGCCTCTCTACGATGTCATTAAAGCCCCAGCAAATTACG GATTCGCCGAAGCAAGAAGAGGTTGCTGTGGAACGGGAATCGTAGAGACAACGTCACTGCTGTGCAATCCAAACTCAGTCGGAACTTGTTCCAACGCGACTCAATACGTGTTTTGGGATAGCGTCCATCCATCTCAAGCCGCTAACCAAGTGCTTGCCGATGCATTGATCATCCAAGGCATCTCCCTCATTGGATAA